One window of the Ananas comosus cultivar F153 linkage group 21, ASM154086v1, whole genome shotgun sequence genome contains the following:
- the LOC109726731 gene encoding serine/threonine-protein kinase D6PKL1-like codes for MGSSGCTSEIVEVKEEMNELRSTGSVPLRVKVKREDKNGKSHDYPLEDDLDQLLKAIDVRTSSRVFPSQAGSDLLHKNSYKRFVKVGTSQASGIGISDSVTLKQALRRLCISQASEMAAMKRLSKPIGLSGVSEAGLIKKLYATVVVQSSDTLDEEKGNLLEISIMPEKATDDSTSQNASMRDQSSTTDRGTKIRIQDVIRQDPAELSESPKAALETDKKGKAVSKASVVSSQGGACPVKSIASPRLVKPAFRNKPCIKKKVKPEPSSVSSSSIHVETNKFDSLSNKCRLGHQKEPIPPSSSSEKSVGSTLIESTNFVTNVSECSRIREKGECSQSSKSSIGDYSSSTSFSDDSHCGFSGNSNKPHMSKDVRWVAIRRVVMRQGSLGLDNFDLIKRLGSGDIGTVYLAELIGSDCLFALKIMDIEFLISRKKMMRAQTERDILQMLDHPFLPALYAYFTTDNLSCLVMEYCPKGDLHVLRQKQPMRSFTEPAARFYVAEVLLALEYLHMLGVIYRDLKPENVLVREDGHIMLSDFDLSLRCSVSPTLLRSSSLVREEDLSRKLSGPCADKSCIDPLCIQPSWPQVSCFTPRLASSSTPSKSRKPKLGLSNRASSFPQLVVEPTDARSNSFVGTHEYLAPEIIRGDGHGSAVDWWTFGIFLYELLYGKTPFKGRDNEETLSNAVSQSLRFPENSNVSFHARDLIRGLLVKEPENRLGTVKGAAEIKQHPFFEGLNWALIRCAAPPETPRSYDVGTPVMMRKKKQGKCLAFGSNEDVEFELF; via the exons ATGGGATCTTCTGGCTGTACTTCTGAAATCGTTGAAGTAAAAGAAGAAATGAATGAACTTCGTTCTACTGGATCTGTTCCACTGCGTGTGAAGGTGAAGAGAGAGGACAAGAATGGTAAATCTCATGATTATCCTTTAGAAGATGACCTTGATCAGCTTCTCAAAGCAATTGATGTAAGAACATCGTCCAGGGTCTTTCCATCTCAGGCGGGTTCTGACTTGCTGCATAAGAATTCCTATAAAAGGTTTGTTAAAGTCGGGACATCTCAAGCATCAGGAATTGGGATATCTGACTCTGTTACCCTTAAACAGGCACTAAGAAGGCTATGCATTTCTCAGGCTTCTGAGATGGCTGCTATGAAGAGATTGTCAAAGCCAATTGGACTATCTGGAGTTTCAGAAGCTGGATTGATTAAAAAGCTCTATGCAACTGTAGTGGTCCAATCCAGTGACACGCTAGATGAGGAAAAAGGTAATTTGTTAGAAATATCCATCATGCCTGAAAAAGCTACAGATGATTCAACTAGTCAGAATGCTTCAATGCGCGATCAATCTTCTACCACCGATAGGGGCACAAAAATCAGGATCCAAGATGTGATTAGACAGGACCCAGCAGAACTTAGTGAGAGCCCAAAAGCTGCTTTAGAAACAGATAAAAAGGGAAAAGCAGTTTCAAAAGCTTCTGTTGTTAGCTCTCAGGGAGGTGCTTGCCCAGTCAAGTCTATAGCAAGTCCACGCCTGGTCAAGCCAGCATTTCGGAACAAGCCCTGCATCAAAAAGAAAGTGAAACCAGAACCATCTTCAGTATCTAGCTCAAGCATACATGTTGAAACCAACAAATTTGATTCTCTTTCTAATAAATGTAGACTTGGCCATCAGAAAGAACCCATCCCCCCATCATCAAGCAGTGAGAAGTCTGTTGGTTCTACACTAATAGAAAGTACAAATTTTGTCACAAATGTGAGTGAATGCTCGAGAATAAGGGAAAAAGGGGAATGTTCCCAAAGTTCTAAAAGCAGCATTGGTGATTATAGCAGCAGCACAAGCTTCAGTGACGACAGCCACTGTGGTTTTAGTGGTAACAGTAATAAGCCTCACATGTCAAAGGATGTGAGATGGGTAGCTATTCGGCGAGTTGTAATGCGACAAGGAAGCTTAGGGTTGGATAATTTTGATCTTATTAAAAGGTTAGGTTCTGGAGACATTGGGACTGTGTATTTGGCTGAGTTGATTGGTTCAGACTGCTTATTTGCGCTGAAAATCATGGATATTGAGTTCCTAATTAGCAGGAAAAAGATGATGAGGGCGCAAACTGAGAGAGATATATTGCAGATGCTTGATCATCCATTTCTTCCGGCACTTTATGCCTATTTTACAACGGACAATCTCTCATGCTTAGTTATGGAGTACTGTCCAAAGGGTGACCTCCATGTCCTTCGACAGAAACAACCTATGCGAAGTTTCACTGAACCGGCTGCTAG GTTCTATGTTGCGGAAGTTCTCCTAGCTTTGGAGTATTTACACATGTTAGGGGTGATATACCGTGACCTAAAGCCAGAAAATGTGCTTGTTCGCGAAGACGGTCACATAATGCTTTCGGACTTCGATCTCTCTCTCCGGTGCTCTGTGAGTCCCACACTTCTGAGATCCTCATCTCTAGTCAGAGAAGAGGACCTTTCCAGAAAACTCTCGGGACCCTGTGCGGACAAAAGCTGTATAGATCCTCTGTGCATCCAACCCTCTTGGCCCCAAGTCTCTTGCTTCACTCCTCGTCTAGCGTCTTCGTCCACTCCATCCAAAAGCCGTAAACCAAAACTAGGTCTAAGCAACCGTGCAAGCTCTTTCCCACAGCTTGTTGTGGAACCCACCGACGCACGGTCTAATTCCTTTGTCGGGACCCATGAGTATTTAGCCCCCGAGATTATACGAGGTGATGGCCATGGAAGTGCTGTAGACTGGTGGACTTTCGGGATATTCCTTTACGAGTTACTATACGGAAAGACGCCTTTTAAGGGACGGGATAACGAGGAAACACTGTCCAATGCAGTTTCACAGAGTTTGAGATTTCCTGAAAACTCAAATGTTAGTTTTCATGCGAGAGATTTGATTAGAGGATTGCTGGTGAAGGAGCCAGAGAATAGGCTAGGAACAGTAAAAGGGGCGGCCGAGATTAAGCAGCATCCATTTTTTGAGGGTTTGAATTGGGCGTTGATACGGTGTGCCGCACCGCCCGAGACACCGAGAAGCTACGATGTGGGGACTCCTGTAATGATGCGTAAGAAGAAGCAAGGTAAGTGTTTGGCCTTTGGGAGTAATGAGGATGTGGAGTTTGAGCTTTTCTAG
- the LOC109726732 gene encoding neutral/alkaline invertase 3, chloroplastic yields the protein MNMEILEAASLLVMSGTIPGHYCCPLSPNTLPFLSPLKINRNGRRKRAPLYLRASSNSDTRQNFPRLCGTLPAYHRSQFVTTQCQRIEKIAEITNEDGNGTNGTWVKDAVSKASQVLGDVNGQKAIGFENGVIESSDDKSTPVGAANSASPKKRGNSVEDEAWRLLQESMVFYCGSPVGTIAAKDPSDSNVLNYDQVFIRDFIPSGIAFLLKGEYDIVRNFILHTLQLQSWEKTMDCHSPGQGLMPASFKVRTVPLDGDDSATEEVLDPDFGEAAIGRVAPVDSGLWWIILLRAYGKCSGDLSVQERIDVQTGIKMILKLCLADGFDMFPTLLVTDGSCMIDRRMGIHGHPLEIQALFYSALLCAREMLAPEDGSADLIRALNNRLIALSFHIREYYWVDMQKLNEIYRYKTEEYSYDAVNKFNIYPDQVSPWLVEWMPCKGGYLIGNLQPAHMDFRFFSLGNLWSIVSSLATTHQSHAILDLIEAKWSDLVADMPFKICYPTLEGQEWRIITGSDPKNTPWSYHNGGSWPTLLWQLAVACIKMNRPEIAAKAVEVAEKRIATDRWPEYYDSKRARFIGKQARLYQTWSIAGFLVAKLLLEKPEAAKNLWNEEDAEIVNALNIMVEPRRKRGRKVLKKTYIV from the exons ATGAATATGGAAATCTTAGAAGCTGCATCTCTTCTCGTTATGTCCGGGACAATACCAGGTCACTATTGTTGTCCTCTTTCGCCGAACACTTTGCCCTTCCTTTCTCCATTAAAAATTAATCGAAATGGTAGGAGAAAGAGAGCTCCTTTGTATTTAAGAGCGTCTTCTAATTCCGATACACGCCAAAATTTTCCAAGGCTATGTGGGACCCTGCCCGCCTATCATAGATCTCAGTTTGTAACGACTCAATGTCAGCGAATTGAGAAAATAGCTGAAATAACTAATGAGGATGGAAATGGGACAAATGGAACTTGGGTAAAAGATGCAGTGAGTAAAGCAAGCCAGGTTCTCGGTGACGTGAATGGCCAAAAAGCTATTGGTTTTGAAAATGGAGTTATTGAAAGTAGTGACGATAAATCTACACCTGTTGGAGCAGCTAATAGTGCATCGCCGAAGAAAAGGGGAAACTCTGTTGAGGACGAAGCTTGGCGCCTTTTACAGGAATCCATGGTTTTTTATTGTGGCAGTCCGGTGGGAACAATTGCTGCAAAGGACCCATCAGATAGCAATGTATTGAACTATGATCAGGTATTCATTCGTGACTTTATACCTTCCGGGATCGCGTTCCTTTTGAAGGGAGAGTACGATATCGTCCGCAACTTCATTCTTCACACTCTTCAACTTCAG AGCTGGGAGAAAACAATGGATTGCCACAGTCCAGGGCAGGGGCTTATGCCTGCCAGCTTTAAGGTGCGGACAGTTCCACTAGATGGTGATGATTCTGCAACTGAGGAGGTTTTGGACCCTGATTTCGGAGAGGCTGCAATAGGACGTGTAGCACCTGTTGATTCGG GATTATGGTGGATTATATTGCTCAGAGCATATGGAAAATGCTCTGGGGATTTGTCAGTTCAGGAGAGAATTGATGTCCAGACTGGAATCAAAATGATCCTGAAGCTTTGTCTTGCGGATGGCTTTGATATGTTCCCTACATTACTGGTAACGGACGGCTCGTGCATGATTGATCGCCGTATGGGAATTCATGGCCACCCGCTAGAAATTCAG GCACTATTTTATTCAGCTCTCCTATGTGCTCGTGAAATGCTGGCACCTGAGGATGGATCGGCAGATCTTATTCGGGCATTAAATAATAGGCTGATAGCACTATCCTTTCACATTAGGGAGTATTACTGGGTCGACATGCAAAAACTCAATGAGATATACCGATATAAAACAGAGGAATATTCTTATGATGCTGTCAACAAATTCAACATTTACCCGGATCAGGTCTCTCCATGGCTAGTGGAGTGGATGCCCTGTAAGGGTGGCTACCTCATTGGGAATTTGCAACCCGCCCACATGGATTTTCGTTTCTTTTCTTTGGGGAATCTGTGGTCTATAGTGAGCAGCTTAGCCACGACACACCAATCGCATGCCATATTGGATCTGATTGAGGCTAAGTGGTCTGATTTAGTGGCTGATATGCCATTTAAGATATGTTATCCTACTCTTGAGGGCCAGGAATGGCGAATCATCACCGGCAGCGATCCCAAAAATAC GCCTTGGTCATACCACAATGGAGGCTCGTGGCCAACATTACTGTGGCAG CTAGCAGTTGCTTGCATAAAAATGAATAGGCCAGAGATTGCTGCCAAAGCTGTAGAGGTTGCTGAGAAGCGAATAGCAACCGATAGATGGCCCGAATATTATGACTCAAAACGAGCTCGTTTCATTGGAAAGCAAGCTCGGCTATACCAAACTTGGTCTATAGCCGGATTCCTTGTAGCAAAATTGCTGCTGGAAAAGCCCGAGGCTGCAAAAAATCTGTGGAACGAAGAAGACGCCGAGATCGTTAATGCCTTGAACATCATGGTCGAACCTCGGAGAAAACGGGGAAGGAAAGTGTTGAAGAAGACCTATATAGTGTAA